From a region of the Aeoliella mucimassa genome:
- a CDS encoding DUF1559 domain-containing protein, with protein sequence MNSPRRGFTLVELLVVITIISILIGLLLPAVQAAREAARRSSCQNNLKQIGLALQSYHSEQGTFPPGAMLHAQQVRPSASWRALLLPLMEQQALFDEIGVVQDKSDRNYGGVENRKPGTYEMPMYLCPSAARPEGQFKESHYAGVAGGEGAVDSWDLEDTICGDLRRNGVLFPGSRVRMARIVDGTSHTLMVGERNYVFRDWLVGADWRGATGAYTKVCSGAAKSIIYPLNADHDEFGYSVEDTTAPEGAMRSMLLNDLEFASDHPGGVQFAFADGSVQWIDEEITLPALYALASRDGGEVAEY encoded by the coding sequence ATGAATTCCCCACGTCGCGGATTCACTTTGGTCGAACTACTGGTGGTCATTACGATCATTTCAATCTTGATCGGCCTGTTGCTACCTGCGGTGCAAGCCGCCCGTGAGGCTGCCAGGCGTTCTAGTTGCCAAAACAATCTCAAGCAAATCGGATTGGCTCTGCAGTCCTATCACTCGGAACAAGGCACTTTTCCACCGGGTGCGATGCTCCACGCGCAGCAGGTTCGACCCAGTGCTTCGTGGCGGGCGTTGCTGCTGCCGCTGATGGAACAGCAAGCATTGTTCGATGAGATTGGTGTGGTTCAGGATAAGAGCGACCGCAACTACGGCGGTGTCGAGAATCGCAAGCCCGGCACCTACGAGATGCCAATGTACCTGTGTCCCAGTGCAGCACGCCCTGAAGGTCAGTTCAAGGAGTCGCATTATGCCGGCGTGGCCGGCGGCGAAGGTGCTGTGGACTCATGGGACCTGGAGGATACCATTTGTGGCGACTTGCGGCGAAACGGAGTGCTTTTCCCGGGAAGTCGGGTACGAATGGCTCGCATCGTCGATGGCACGTCGCATACGTTGATGGTGGGAGAACGGAACTACGTGTTCCGTGACTGGCTCGTGGGGGCCGACTGGCGCGGGGCCACGGGGGCGTACACCAAGGTCTGTTCGGGAGCGGCAAAGAGCATCATCTACCCACTGAATGCCGATCACGACGAGTTCGGCTATTCCGTGGAAGATACCACCGCGCCCGAAGGTGCCATGCGATCGATGCTACTTAACGATCTGGAGTTCGCCAGCGACCACCCGGGAGGAGTTCAGTTCGCGTTTGCGGATGGTTCGGTGCAATGGATCGACGAAGAAATCACCCTGCCTGCGTTGTACGCTTTAGCGTCGCGCGACGGGGGAGAGGTCGCCGAGTACTAA
- a CDS encoding PEP-CTERM sorting domain-containing protein gives MLAFAAANSAFGQRVFNYDSLDLTPESTFQVRIGGTIPGTLHDVHIVQDGATLEGRLNLPFINGYQPIPGDVIEFLQAGAIEQQFRSHFFPTGLPNDVAVRFEQSSQIARAVFVAPQVGNQFVADESFSFWNNPQSWSQGEVPDSTASLQLASITPDAQQRVVVQAGPVQGAPPAAVHDLAVLGNNGPMVLEVSNGAHFSASSQTVIEANGRIELLNGSLATNKLVVTPDGQLAMNQGTVETGQGQMEVAGQLYGNGEIIGGLQIVGNGRLEVDAGSSQPGGQLLISGNFAQSPTGRIVVDVDSANAGEFERVVVSGEAVLDGMLQVDLSNFDSFDVGTSIEVVTAERLLAGTHFRTIVGQGIPLGKGVYAGVQYTSYSAAIVGHSVGDMDGDFDYDEDDVDLFALALRDREAYELTELSGGGIIGVSADITGDTDYDSDLDFDDIDDMISLLSPPVAAYAQQVLLGITVPEPAAIWLLVLGGLGLAWKWKR, from the coding sequence ATGCTTGCGTTCGCAGCCGCCAATTCCGCTTTCGGGCAGCGAGTGTTCAACTACGACTCGCTCGATCTCACGCCCGAGAGCACCTTTCAGGTTCGCATCGGGGGGACAATCCCAGGCACTCTGCACGATGTGCATATCGTGCAGGATGGGGCAACGCTCGAAGGTCGGTTAAACCTTCCCTTTATCAATGGCTATCAACCCATCCCAGGCGATGTGATTGAGTTCTTGCAGGCGGGGGCGATCGAGCAGCAGTTTCGCTCGCACTTCTTTCCTACAGGTTTGCCGAATGATGTAGCAGTGCGTTTTGAGCAGTCGTCGCAAATCGCGAGAGCCGTGTTTGTTGCCCCGCAAGTTGGCAATCAGTTTGTCGCCGACGAGTCGTTTAGCTTCTGGAATAATCCCCAAAGCTGGAGCCAAGGCGAGGTGCCCGACTCCACGGCCAGCCTGCAGCTCGCCTCGATCACGCCTGATGCCCAGCAGCGGGTCGTGGTGCAAGCCGGGCCGGTGCAGGGGGCACCCCCCGCGGCCGTGCACGACCTTGCGGTGCTCGGCAACAACGGACCGATGGTGCTTGAGGTCTCAAACGGGGCCCACTTCAGCGCATCGTCGCAGACTGTGATTGAAGCGAATGGTCGCATCGAATTGCTAAACGGCAGCTTGGCCACCAATAAGCTCGTGGTCACCCCGGATGGACAGCTAGCGATGAATCAGGGGACGGTGGAAACAGGGCAGGGACAAATGGAAGTTGCTGGGCAGCTTTATGGCAATGGCGAGATCATCGGCGGCCTGCAAATTGTTGGCAACGGTCGGCTGGAAGTCGACGCCGGATCGTCGCAGCCTGGCGGGCAGCTATTGATCTCAGGTAACTTTGCGCAATCCCCGACCGGTAGAATCGTCGTGGATGTCGATTCCGCCAACGCGGGGGAGTTTGAGCGCGTAGTGGTTTCGGGCGAAGCGGTACTCGATGGGATGCTGCAAGTTGACCTGTCGAACTTCGATAGCTTCGACGTGGGAACCTCCATCGAGGTGGTTACGGCCGAACGATTGCTGGCGGGTACGCATTTCCGGACGATCGTTGGTCAAGGCATCCCACTCGGCAAAGGTGTCTACGCTGGCGTGCAATACACCAGTTACAGTGCTGCAATCGTTGGGCACTCGGTGGGAGACATGGATGGCGACTTTGACTACGACGAGGACGATGTCGATTTGTTCGCACTCGCCCTCCGAGATCGCGAAGCGTATGAGTTGACCGAGCTTTCAGGAGGCGGCATCATCGGTGTATCGGCCGACATCACTGGCGACACCGACTACGATAGCGATCTCGATTTCGATGACATCGACGACATGATCAGTTTGCTTTCCCCTCCGGTGGCCGCCTACGCGCAGCAAGTGCTGCTCGGCATCACTGTGCCTGAACCAGCGGCGATATGGCTATTGGTACTTGGTGGGCTAGGGCTAGCCTGGAAATGGAAGCGATGA
- a CDS encoding ECF-type sigma factor yields MLLFQPPAMNDPNDISVTQWIADLRVGEETKAQQELWGRYFNRLLALAKHKLGDTPRAVEDEEDVAVSALGSFFVRVREGQFPDLTDRNGLWPLLAKITANKAVNLHKRQVAAKRGGGRQPESADRASDDSQCAPLELVDDQVTPAELAELSEQCQLLMNELPDKAMREIAELKLAGFTTQEISQQLDLSPRTIERKTGLIRSYWNAWLEKNC; encoded by the coding sequence ATGCTTCTCTTTCAACCGCCCGCGATGAACGATCCGAACGATATCTCAGTCACTCAGTGGATTGCCGATTTACGAGTCGGTGAGGAAACCAAAGCCCAGCAAGAGCTGTGGGGGCGGTACTTTAACCGCTTGCTCGCCTTGGCAAAACACAAGCTGGGAGACACGCCTCGAGCGGTGGAAGACGAAGAGGACGTCGCAGTAAGCGCGTTGGGCAGCTTTTTTGTCCGAGTCCGTGAGGGGCAGTTTCCCGACTTAACCGACCGCAATGGCTTATGGCCGCTGCTGGCCAAAATTACCGCGAATAAAGCGGTAAACTTGCACAAGCGGCAGGTCGCTGCAAAGCGTGGAGGAGGGCGACAGCCGGAGTCGGCCGATCGTGCAAGCGACGACAGTCAATGCGCACCGCTTGAGTTAGTAGACGATCAAGTAACGCCGGCCGAGTTGGCCGAACTGAGCGAGCAATGTCAGTTGCTAATGAACGAACTGCCTGACAAAGCGATGCGTGAGATCGCCGAACTGAAACTGGCGGGATTTACCACGCAAGAAATCTCGCAGCAGCTCGATCTCTCTCCACGCACGATCGAGCGTAAAACGGGGCTTATTCGCAGTTACTGGAATGCCTGGCTCGAGAAGAACTGCTAA
- a CDS encoding helix-turn-helix domain-containing protein, with product MSKEPMETSSSDAGENGTSAPRHEQVGMNLVELAQRIKQLRMEKRLTIEQLATRTGLTRSWLSKVENFRVTPSLPALFKIAADLEVRLSELVEGLDQCPELCLVRRDEGKVIDRDPSPENNTKYESMAHPRQTRAMDPFLLTIPAHGGRQQSLTHEGEEYLMVLEGKARFYYGDETYELDSGDSLYFDGSTPHRVENPFDETAKVLCVFCVSGR from the coding sequence ATGTCCAAAGAACCCATGGAAACTTCGTCGTCGGATGCCGGTGAGAACGGCACTTCTGCCCCACGTCATGAACAGGTGGGAATGAACCTGGTGGAGCTTGCCCAGCGAATCAAACAGCTTCGGATGGAGAAGCGTTTGACCATCGAACAATTGGCAACTCGTACGGGGCTCACGCGAAGCTGGCTTTCGAAGGTCGAGAACTTCCGCGTGACTCCGTCGCTGCCTGCGCTGTTCAAGATTGCCGCGGATCTCGAAGTTCGCCTGTCGGAGTTGGTCGAAGGGTTGGACCAATGCCCAGAGTTGTGCCTGGTGCGCCGCGACGAGGGGAAGGTCATCGACCGCGATCCCTCGCCGGAGAACAACACCAAATACGAGTCGATGGCCCATCCACGCCAAACACGAGCGATGGATCCATTTCTATTGACCATTCCCGCTCATGGCGGGCGGCAGCAATCGCTTACACACGAAGGGGAAGAGTACCTGATGGTGCTCGAGGGAAAGGCTCGCTTCTACTACGGCGACGAAACCTACGAACTCGATTCGGGCGATAGTCTCTATTTCGACGGATCGACCCCCCATCGGGTGGAGAATCCTTTCGACGAAACCGCCAAGGTGCTCTGCGTGTTCTGCGTCTCGGGCCGGTAG
- a CDS encoding AraC family transcriptional regulator, whose protein sequence is MANEIEQPATKERSAGEAELRVKHAEAEKPLRHVTLLVESSTTWGSDIVQGIADYANDHANWVIYYEPRGKYEVLHLPDDWRGDGVIARVTTESLGDQIVAAKVPAVNVSWHAYHGGLIPRCTTSERLSAEMIAQHFLDRGFRRFAYFGDCRRAKHADLFGSAFIEIIEQSGFVCHKHPCVTRNVKEGAPTRQEQLELMEWVQQLPKPIALLAFNDVRGRQVVEACRQSGIAVPDDIAVMGGEHDKLASQMSRPRLSSIDLSSHRVGFEAAKLLDRMMAGKQPPTDPILIPPARILVHASTDTLAVEDELVSQALHFIAAQLHRPINVKHILEHVPTSRRVLEQRFRDLLGRAPAEEIRRARIERTKRLLAETDKSLRQIARDCGFLHAEVLSRVFRRTEGITPSEYRKRVRTAD, encoded by the coding sequence ATGGCGAATGAGATCGAACAGCCTGCGACGAAAGAGCGCTCCGCCGGCGAAGCGGAGTTGCGAGTGAAGCATGCCGAGGCGGAAAAGCCACTTCGGCACGTTACTTTGCTCGTGGAGTCGTCGACCACCTGGGGCAGCGACATCGTTCAAGGCATTGCCGACTACGCGAACGATCATGCCAACTGGGTGATTTACTACGAGCCGCGTGGCAAATATGAAGTGCTGCACCTGCCCGACGACTGGCGCGGCGATGGCGTAATCGCCCGGGTGACGACCGAGTCGCTTGGCGATCAGATCGTCGCGGCCAAGGTGCCTGCGGTTAACGTTTCGTGGCATGCCTACCACGGCGGTTTGATTCCTCGCTGCACGACCAGCGAGCGGCTGTCGGCCGAGATGATCGCCCAGCATTTTCTTGATCGCGGTTTTCGCCGATTTGCCTACTTCGGCGATTGCCGGCGGGCGAAGCACGCCGATTTGTTTGGCAGTGCGTTTATCGAGATCATTGAGCAATCAGGATTCGTGTGCCACAAGCATCCTTGCGTCACGCGTAACGTGAAAGAGGGAGCACCGACCCGGCAGGAGCAACTGGAGTTGATGGAGTGGGTACAGCAATTGCCCAAGCCGATCGCTCTGTTGGCGTTCAACGATGTCCGCGGCCGGCAGGTGGTTGAGGCGTGTCGCCAGTCGGGGATCGCTGTGCCCGACGACATCGCTGTGATGGGTGGCGAGCATGACAAACTCGCGTCGCAGATGTCGCGGCCTCGTTTGTCGAGCATCGACCTGTCGTCGCACCGCGTGGGATTCGAAGCAGCCAAATTGCTCGACCGCATGATGGCCGGCAAGCAGCCGCCGACCGATCCGATACTGATCCCCCCCGCCCGCATTCTGGTACATGCGTCGACCGACACGCTGGCGGTGGAAGACGAACTGGTGAGCCAGGCGTTGCATTTCATCGCTGCGCAACTGCATCGGCCGATCAACGTTAAGCATATTCTGGAGCACGTGCCGACATCGCGGAGAGTGCTCGAACAACGGTTTCGCGATCTGTTGGGCAGGGCGCCTGCCGAAGAAATCCGCCGCGCGCGGATCGAGCGGACCAAGCGGCTGTTGGCCGAGACCGATAAATCGCTGCGGCAAATCGCCCGCGATTGCGGCTTCTTGCATGCCGAAGTGCTGTCGAGAGTTTTTCGCCGGACCGAGGGAATTACTCCCTCCGAGTATCGCAAGCGGGTACGCACCGCCGATTGA
- a CDS encoding NAD(P)/FAD-dependent oxidoreductase, producing the protein MAQTTCDVVVIGGGVAGLSTAMQLARRNAKVVVVERGPLGNGSTGRAAGLLGQLRGNAEHTRMLIDGVGIVNELEARSGLEIFVRTGSLRVAETPERAAEIRDLVQMGKSIDFDIDHLPIDEVQQRLPYMRTDDLVDACYCPTDGHLQPAELVSAYVKVGRELGVTYKTNERVCEILTAGDRVQGVRTSTGDEYHAPVVVNAGGPWSYLNAELIDTVLPTAAIGHYYLTTRPIPEVLVPKDSPAIRDRHLRIYSRPEAGGLIVGCYEAEPDLHEMAKLPRDFDMSTMKPARDSLHVAILLDAASQRFPWISPKTPMTLTVGIMTFTPDGRPFCGELPNLRGMYHCAGFSGHGIVQSPAIGVIMAELILEGKTRYDIESIEADRYYEMDGYQQRDEIEQRCLTMAGNYYGKVERPAGTSAS; encoded by the coding sequence ATGGCACAGACAACTTGTGACGTGGTGGTAATCGGCGGTGGTGTTGCCGGTTTGAGTACAGCCATGCAACTAGCGAGGCGAAACGCCAAGGTGGTCGTTGTAGAACGTGGTCCACTGGGCAATGGATCGACTGGGCGTGCGGCCGGTTTGTTGGGGCAACTCCGCGGCAACGCCGAGCATACTCGCATGCTCATCGATGGAGTCGGCATCGTCAACGAGTTAGAAGCGCGCTCCGGTCTTGAGATCTTCGTGCGGACTGGAAGTTTACGCGTTGCGGAGACTCCCGAACGAGCCGCCGAGATTCGCGACTTGGTGCAAATGGGCAAATCGATCGACTTCGACATCGACCATCTGCCGATCGACGAGGTGCAACAGCGGCTTCCTTACATGCGTACCGACGACCTTGTGGACGCTTGCTACTGCCCCACTGACGGCCACCTGCAGCCAGCGGAGTTGGTAAGTGCGTACGTGAAAGTTGGTCGCGAGTTGGGCGTGACTTACAAAACGAACGAGCGAGTCTGCGAGATTCTCACCGCCGGCGATCGCGTGCAGGGCGTACGGACCTCGACCGGCGACGAGTACCACGCCCCGGTGGTAGTGAACGCGGGTGGCCCCTGGAGCTACCTGAATGCTGAACTGATCGATACGGTACTGCCGACTGCTGCGATTGGCCACTACTATCTGACCACCCGGCCGATTCCTGAAGTGCTGGTGCCGAAGGATAGCCCTGCGATTCGCGATCGGCATCTGCGTATCTACTCGCGTCCCGAAGCGGGAGGGCTGATCGTCGGGTGCTACGAAGCCGAGCCCGACCTGCACGAGATGGCGAAGTTGCCGAGAGATTTCGACATGTCGACCATGAAGCCAGCCCGAGATTCGCTGCATGTTGCGATTTTGCTCGACGCGGCCAGCCAGCGTTTCCCCTGGATCTCGCCGAAGACCCCCATGACACTCACGGTCGGCATCATGACCTTCACTCCCGATGGGCGGCCGTTCTGTGGTGAACTGCCCAATCTACGGGGAATGTACCACTGCGCGGGGTTCTCGGGGCATGGCATCGTCCAAAGCCCGGCGATTGGTGTCATTATGGCCGAGTTAATTCTTGAAGGAAAAACGCGTTACGATATCGAATCGATCGAAGCGGATCGCTATTATGAGATGGACGGATACCAGCAACGCGACGAGATTGAGCAGCGTTGTCTCACCATGGCGGGCAACTACTACGGAAAAGTGGAGCGTCCCGCGGGAACCAGTGCCAGTTGA
- a CDS encoding (Fe-S)-binding protein, translating to MLPLLATEGQTLLTREVFGNIPSADRFVFYGLAVLAMATFAAGVYRRVRRWRQGQPTVIPSGPQLVGRFCRNVLALARLRGRPLASLAHRMLFYGFIVLFVGTCLIAIEHILADLLGREPGNPVFHKGWYYAVYEVVLDAAGVVFLTGVAVFLWRRSVSDESFARRPADRLVLLLLLAIGVTGYLVEALRLLDNPTRLPGVSPVGWLGALGLESLGMPATSAKLAHYLLWWGHGIMALGFVAAIPYTSLMHAVAGAWNLMLADEKLGVLQPVDLEQVEETGTLGVGVLNDFTQQQLLSLDACVACGRCEDDCPAHEAGKPLSPKRLVQDLARSMATGESQSLHGEVVSAETLWSCTTCNACTSACPLGVSPAGLITDLRRHLIVEGDLRGAPATSLQKTQRSGNPWGLPAGERMKWAAGLEVPTVDECPDFEMLYWVGCAGSFDCRSQQIARSVVQLLHKAGVRFAVLGKQERCTGEAARRMGDELLFQELATQNIATFSKYQVKKIVTHCPHCLNSLRNDYPQFGGEYQVVHHSELLAELLSEGRLSVEQGGLESVTYHDPCYLARTQGVTEPPREILRAAIGGTLPVVEPKRCGESTACCGGGGGRMWFDDAPDARIGNSRVDELIETGSHTIAAACPFCITMLSDGMANRKAPVNVKDIAEVLCEATLPQPNDGIETKE from the coding sequence ATGCTGCCACTGCTCGCTACTGAAGGCCAAACGCTGCTCACACGCGAAGTGTTCGGTAACATTCCGTCGGCAGACCGTTTCGTGTTCTACGGACTGGCTGTGCTGGCGATGGCAACCTTCGCCGCTGGAGTCTATCGCCGAGTGCGAAGATGGCGACAAGGCCAGCCGACCGTTATCCCAAGCGGGCCGCAACTCGTCGGGCGGTTCTGTCGAAACGTGCTGGCGCTCGCCCGACTACGCGGGCGCCCCCTCGCCTCGCTCGCCCATCGAATGCTGTTTTATGGTTTTATCGTGCTGTTTGTGGGGACTTGCTTAATCGCGATCGAACATATCCTCGCCGACCTGTTGGGACGCGAACCGGGGAATCCCGTGTTTCATAAGGGATGGTATTACGCGGTGTACGAGGTGGTGCTCGACGCGGCCGGCGTGGTGTTCCTCACCGGAGTTGCGGTGTTCCTCTGGCGACGATCGGTGAGCGATGAGAGCTTCGCCCGCCGACCGGCGGATCGCCTGGTGCTGTTGCTCCTGCTCGCGATAGGAGTGACTGGCTATCTGGTCGAGGCGTTGCGATTGCTGGACAATCCCACTCGCCTGCCTGGTGTTTCGCCAGTAGGCTGGCTCGGCGCCCTGGGGCTGGAGTCGCTTGGCATGCCAGCAACCTCGGCCAAACTCGCGCATTACCTCTTGTGGTGGGGGCATGGCATCATGGCCCTCGGCTTCGTCGCGGCGATTCCCTACACCAGCTTGATGCATGCGGTCGCGGGCGCGTGGAACCTGATGCTCGCCGACGAGAAGCTTGGCGTGTTGCAGCCAGTGGACCTGGAGCAGGTGGAAGAGACCGGTACGCTCGGCGTCGGAGTGCTGAACGACTTCACTCAGCAGCAACTCTTGTCGCTCGATGCGTGTGTCGCCTGCGGGCGGTGCGAAGATGATTGCCCCGCGCACGAGGCCGGCAAACCACTGTCGCCGAAGCGATTGGTCCAAGACTTGGCTCGCAGTATGGCGACCGGTGAGTCCCAATCGTTGCATGGCGAGGTGGTATCGGCCGAGACGCTCTGGAGCTGCACGACATGTAACGCATGTACGTCGGCTTGCCCGCTTGGGGTGAGCCCCGCGGGGCTGATTACCGATCTGCGCAGGCATCTCATTGTCGAAGGCGACCTGCGCGGAGCACCTGCTACTAGCTTGCAGAAGACTCAACGATCGGGCAATCCGTGGGGCCTGCCTGCTGGGGAGCGGATGAAGTGGGCTGCGGGACTCGAGGTACCAACCGTCGATGAGTGTCCCGACTTCGAGATGCTTTACTGGGTAGGGTGCGCAGGGTCGTTCGATTGCCGATCGCAGCAAATCGCCCGCAGTGTCGTGCAGTTGCTTCACAAGGCAGGAGTACGTTTCGCGGTGCTCGGCAAGCAGGAACGCTGCACCGGCGAAGCCGCCCGGCGGATGGGCGACGAGCTGCTGTTCCAGGAGCTAGCCACGCAAAACATCGCGACGTTCTCTAAATATCAGGTGAAAAAAATCGTTACGCACTGCCCGCACTGCTTGAACAGTTTGCGAAACGACTATCCGCAGTTCGGCGGTGAGTACCAGGTGGTACACCACAGCGAGTTGCTCGCCGAGTTGCTGTCGGAGGGGCGGTTGTCGGTAGAGCAGGGGGGGCTCGAGTCGGTCACCTATCACGACCCCTGCTACCTGGCGCGGACACAAGGAGTCACCGAACCACCTCGCGAGATCTTGCGCGCGGCCATTGGGGGGACGCTACCAGTGGTCGAACCGAAACGTTGTGGAGAATCCACTGCTTGCTGCGGTGGTGGGGGAGGGCGGATGTGGTTCGACGACGCGCCCGACGCCCGCATTGGCAACTCGCGAGTCGACGAGCTCATCGAGACCGGCAGTCACACAATCGCGGCCGCCTGCCCGTTCTGCATCACCATGCTCTCCGACGGCATGGCGAATCGCAAAGCACCTGTCAACGTCAAAGACATTGCGGAAGTGCTGTGCGAAGCAACGCTTCCTCAGCCCAACGATGGTATTGAAACGAAGGAATAG
- a CDS encoding electron transfer flavoprotein subunit alpha/FixB family protein has product MKVLVIAESNEAGLRPASLRAMACGKLMAAESGGDVHWLVAGHQLDRLAGEASRYAPVLLVDRPELADPLAAPWSAAIAATVAQEGIDLVLAASSSFAKDVLPAVAVKVDGAMIADVTSLKRCDQELEAEVPRFAGSVVTTLRLSCWPAVVTVRPSVFAAAEPLASPAEIQPLELQGVASDPRVTIEQHASRNASRPDVTEASVVISGGRAVESSEDFERLVGGLADALGGATGSSRALVDSGIAPNDMQVGQTGKQVAPHWYIALGISGAVQHLAGMKSSRKIIAINTDRNAPIFDVADYGLTADVYQAVPELIESLKKNSHAATARY; this is encoded by the coding sequence ATGAAGGTGCTAGTGATTGCGGAATCGAACGAAGCGGGACTTCGTCCAGCAAGCTTGCGGGCGATGGCCTGCGGCAAGCTAATGGCCGCTGAGTCAGGTGGCGATGTACATTGGCTTGTCGCGGGGCATCAGCTCGATCGGCTTGCGGGCGAGGCTTCTCGCTATGCTCCAGTGCTGCTGGTCGACCGTCCGGAGTTGGCCGATCCGCTGGCCGCACCCTGGTCGGCTGCCATCGCGGCAACCGTCGCGCAGGAAGGCATCGACCTGGTGCTGGCTGCTTCGTCGTCGTTCGCGAAAGACGTGCTCCCCGCGGTGGCGGTAAAGGTCGACGGGGCGATGATCGCCGACGTAACCAGTTTGAAACGCTGCGACCAAGAGCTGGAAGCGGAGGTTCCACGCTTCGCGGGCAGTGTGGTCACCACGCTGCGACTAAGCTGCTGGCCAGCGGTGGTCACGGTGCGACCTTCCGTGTTCGCCGCGGCAGAACCACTTGCGTCGCCGGCCGAGATCCAACCGCTCGAGCTTCAGGGGGTGGCAAGCGATCCGCGAGTGACCATTGAGCAGCACGCCAGCCGCAACGCATCGCGCCCCGACGTGACCGAAGCCAGCGTCGTGATCTCGGGGGGGCGGGCCGTGGAGTCGTCGGAGGACTTCGAACGCCTGGTTGGCGGACTCGCCGACGCGCTCGGCGGGGCTACCGGCAGTTCGCGAGCGCTGGTCGATTCGGGCATTGCTCCTAACGACATGCAGGTCGGCCAAACCGGCAAGCAGGTCGCCCCGCACTGGTACATCGCGCTGGGCATTTCCGGAGCGGTGCAGCACCTGGCTGGCATGAAGAGTTCGCGAAAGATTATTGCCATCAACACCGACCGCAATGCACCCATCTTTGATGTGGCCGACTATGGATTGACGGCCGACGTCTACCAGGCGGTGCCAGAGCTTATTGAGTCTCTCAAGAAGAACAGCCATGCTGCCACTGCTCGCTACTGA
- a CDS encoding electron transfer flavoprotein subunit beta/FixA family protein produces MRVVVPIKRVPDTDQRIEVSADGASLLTDDVPWMMNPFDAIALEQAITLAEEQTDVEVVAVSIGPAECEEQLRSALAMGADRAVWMECSTSLDPWGVASLLKQFVASEQPDLVLMGKQAVDDDANQTGQMLAAMLDWPQATFVSKLEINAGHFRASRETDTGLQVVAGTLPAVVTADLRLNEPRYASLAGIMKAKKKPIEHRPGDELLAGYQPRVRVVSHRSEANDRQCAMLNSVEELADVLRAVTKA; encoded by the coding sequence ATGCGCGTTGTTGTTCCGATCAAGCGAGTCCCTGATACCGATCAGCGGATCGAGGTAAGCGCCGACGGCGCGAGCCTGCTCACGGACGATGTTCCGTGGATGATGAATCCGTTCGACGCCATTGCTTTGGAGCAGGCGATCACCCTGGCCGAAGAGCAAACGGACGTCGAAGTAGTCGCGGTGAGCATCGGACCCGCGGAGTGCGAGGAGCAGCTTCGCTCGGCACTGGCCATGGGGGCCGACCGCGCGGTCTGGATGGAGTGCAGCACTTCGCTCGACCCGTGGGGCGTCGCTAGTCTGCTCAAGCAGTTTGTCGCCAGCGAGCAGCCCGATCTGGTACTGATGGGCAAGCAGGCGGTCGACGACGACGCGAACCAAACTGGGCAGATGCTGGCCGCGATGCTCGATTGGCCGCAAGCCACGTTCGTGTCGAAGCTCGAAATCAACGCGGGCCACTTTCGCGCGTCGCGCGAGACCGACACTGGCCTGCAGGTGGTCGCGGGAACGCTTCCGGCGGTGGTCACTGCCGACCTGCGACTCAACGAGCCGCGGTACGCTTCGCTGGCCGGCATCATGAAGGCCAAGAAGAAACCGATTGAACATCGCCCGGGCGACGAGCTACTCGCCGGCTACCAGCCGCGCGTGCGGGTGGTGTCGCATCGCTCCGAGGCAAACGACCGCCAGTGCGCCATGTTGAACTCAGTGGAGGAGTTGGCGGACGTACTGCGTGCGGTCACAAAAGCATAG
- a CDS encoding FkbM family methyltransferase, translating to MLLAQFLSFGRTSAATAQEFGYKVKQFELERLGSVEYAQWQHPQETQKSITQPIVDAVKQFVREGDLVIDIGAHTGDTTVPMALAAGASGLCLAFEPNPFVFKILSANAGLNPEKTNIRPHNFAATEKPGEFVFHYTDGNYCNGGFKSQQKWPLFRRRHPLTVAGAQSLRPAEDRVPRVA from the coding sequence ATGTTGCTCGCCCAATTCCTTTCGTTTGGCAGAACTTCGGCCGCGACAGCCCAAGAGTTCGGGTACAAGGTCAAACAGTTCGAACTCGAGCGACTCGGGAGTGTGGAATACGCCCAATGGCAGCACCCCCAGGAAACTCAAAAGTCGATTACCCAGCCGATTGTCGATGCGGTCAAACAGTTTGTCCGCGAAGGGGACCTGGTGATTGATATCGGTGCTCATACCGGGGACACCACTGTGCCGATGGCCCTGGCCGCGGGAGCCTCGGGGCTGTGCCTGGCGTTCGAGCCGAATCCGTTCGTGTTCAAGATCCTCAGCGCCAACGCGGGACTGAATCCCGAGAAAACCAACATCAGGCCACACAACTTTGCCGCGACCGAAAAGCCCGGCGAGTTTGTGTTCCACTACACCGACGGCAACTACTGCAACGGTGGATTCAAGTCGCAGCAGAAGTGGCCACTGTTCCGCCGCCGGCATCCGCTCACTGTGGCAGGGGCGCAATCTCTACGACCTGCTGAAGACCGAGTACCCAGAGTGGCTTAG